In Lytechinus variegatus isolate NC3 chromosome 12, Lvar_3.0, whole genome shotgun sequence, a single window of DNA contains:
- the LOC121425565 gene encoding uncharacterized protein LOC121425565 isoform X3, whose amino-acid sequence MVANNVNSNCFSLTVMQQFITVAMCCFMVSRANPITAPPTTALPTMVGTTQSTYQSYLLIVQEIEMLRAKFTPMVNRFRTDRLLQSDAQAPRMDILGFLTVTDDMPPAFERHDMTEEQLLPKHKLFLETYEEVMRSLKTEEILALRTSPESYSVDFTDDYDTSSIQIYRLLHKVSELMSTLNIDDEGSETFEGFEAVPHNSQIHNTRSLYVLQRIDEYIYTALVDFNRLLSLSN is encoded by the exons TGCTTTTCACTTACAGTTATGCAACAATTTATCACGGTAGCTATGTGCTGCTTCATGGTGTCAAGGGCTAATCCTATAACGGCGCCTCCAACCACTGCCTTGCCTACGATGGTGGGGACAACGCAGTCTACTTACCAATCGTATCTATTAATCGTTCAGGAGATAGAAATGTTACGAGCAAAGTTTACGCCTATGGTGAACAGATTC AGAACGGACCGTCTTCTTCAGAGCGATGCCCAAGCCCCAAGGATGGACATCCTAGGATTCCTGACTGTTACCGACGACATGCCCCCAGCCTTTGAAAGGCACGACATGACG GAGGAACAGCTTTTACCCAAGCACAAATTGTTTCTCGAGACCTACGAAGAAGTCATGAGGTCCCTGAAGACCGAGGAGATCCTAGCTCTCAGGACTTCTCCCGAATCATACAGCGTTGACTTCACTGACGATTATGACACCTCCTCCATCCAAATCTATAGGCTACTTCACAAAGTCTCTGAATTG ATGTCAACGCTTAATATCGATGATGAGGGTTCTGAAACCTTTGAGGGATTTGAAGCCGTGCCCCATAATTCCCAGATCCACAACACACGCAGCCTCTACGTTCTACAGAGGATTGATGAATACATATACACTGCCCTTGTCGACTTTAATCGCCTTCTCTCCCTGTCTAATTGA
- the LOC121425565 gene encoding uncharacterized protein LOC121425565 isoform X1, translating to MVANNVNSNCFSLTVMQQFITVAMCCFMVSRANPITAPPTTALPTMVGTTQSTYQSYLLIVQEIEMLRAKFTPMVNRFLASRFYDDFPSQRTDRLLQSDAQAPRMDILGFLTVTDDMPPAFERHDMTEEQLLPKHKLFLETYEEVMRSLKTEEILALRTSPESYSVDFTDDYDTSSIQIYRLLHKVSELMSTLNIDDEGSETFEGFEAVPHNSQIHNTRSLYVLQRIDEYIYTALVDFNRLLSLSN from the exons TGCTTTTCACTTACAGTTATGCAACAATTTATCACGGTAGCTATGTGCTGCTTCATGGTGTCAAGGGCTAATCCTATAACGGCGCCTCCAACCACTGCCTTGCCTACGATGGTGGGGACAACGCAGTCTACTTACCAATCGTATCTATTAATCGTTCAGGAGATAGAAATGTTACGAGCAAAGTTTACGCCTATGGTGAACAGATTC CTCGCCTCACGTTTCTATGATGATTTCCCATCACAGAGAACGGACCGTCTTCTTCAGAGCGATGCCCAAGCCCCAAGGATGGACATCCTAGGATTCCTGACTGTTACCGACGACATGCCCCCAGCCTTTGAAAGGCACGACATGACG GAGGAACAGCTTTTACCCAAGCACAAATTGTTTCTCGAGACCTACGAAGAAGTCATGAGGTCCCTGAAGACCGAGGAGATCCTAGCTCTCAGGACTTCTCCCGAATCATACAGCGTTGACTTCACTGACGATTATGACACCTCCTCCATCCAAATCTATAGGCTACTTCACAAAGTCTCTGAATTG ATGTCAACGCTTAATATCGATGATGAGGGTTCTGAAACCTTTGAGGGATTTGAAGCCGTGCCCCATAATTCCCAGATCCACAACACACGCAGCCTCTACGTTCTACAGAGGATTGATGAATACATATACACTGCCCTTGTCGACTTTAATCGCCTTCTCTCCCTGTCTAATTGA
- the LOC121425565 gene encoding uncharacterized protein LOC121425565 isoform X2, whose product MANKCQVMQQFITVAMCCFMVSRANPITAPPTTALPTMVGTTQSTYQSYLLIVQEIEMLRAKFTPMVNRFLASRFYDDFPSQRTDRLLQSDAQAPRMDILGFLTVTDDMPPAFERHDMTEEQLLPKHKLFLETYEEVMRSLKTEEILALRTSPESYSVDFTDDYDTSSIQIYRLLHKVSELMSTLNIDDEGSETFEGFEAVPHNSQIHNTRSLYVLQRIDEYIYTALVDFNRLLSLSN is encoded by the exons TTATGCAACAATTTATCACGGTAGCTATGTGCTGCTTCATGGTGTCAAGGGCTAATCCTATAACGGCGCCTCCAACCACTGCCTTGCCTACGATGGTGGGGACAACGCAGTCTACTTACCAATCGTATCTATTAATCGTTCAGGAGATAGAAATGTTACGAGCAAAGTTTACGCCTATGGTGAACAGATTC CTCGCCTCACGTTTCTATGATGATTTCCCATCACAGAGAACGGACCGTCTTCTTCAGAGCGATGCCCAAGCCCCAAGGATGGACATCCTAGGATTCCTGACTGTTACCGACGACATGCCCCCAGCCTTTGAAAGGCACGACATGACG GAGGAACAGCTTTTACCCAAGCACAAATTGTTTCTCGAGACCTACGAAGAAGTCATGAGGTCCCTGAAGACCGAGGAGATCCTAGCTCTCAGGACTTCTCCCGAATCATACAGCGTTGACTTCACTGACGATTATGACACCTCCTCCATCCAAATCTATAGGCTACTTCACAAAGTCTCTGAATTG ATGTCAACGCTTAATATCGATGATGAGGGTTCTGAAACCTTTGAGGGATTTGAAGCCGTGCCCCATAATTCCCAGATCCACAACACACGCAGCCTCTACGTTCTACAGAGGATTGATGAATACATATACACTGCCCTTGTCGACTTTAATCGCCTTCTCTCCCTGTCTAATTGA